The following coding sequences lie in one Saccharopolyspora hordei genomic window:
- a CDS encoding sarcosine oxidase subunit gamma, which produces MAEPLHATHPLEPWRAALAELTWAVDGLVVKPEDPVAATDLRTAPTGPGAEAVEHALGSPLPVQPGTWTATADGQVIWLGPDEWLVTSGTSRPHELEEALRKVVAEHGGAAVDVTAQRTTIRLSGRLARELLSFGCSIDLRPASFPRGSCAQTTVGRAGVLVVALGDGDDFRLFVRSSFAGYLADWLLDAAQEFR; this is translated from the coding sequence ATGGCTGAACCCCTGCACGCGACCCACCCGCTGGAGCCCTGGCGGGCCGCGCTGGCGGAGCTGACCTGGGCCGTCGACGGGCTCGTGGTCAAGCCGGAGGACCCGGTGGCCGCCACGGACCTGCGCACCGCCCCCACCGGGCCCGGGGCGGAGGCCGTCGAGCACGCGCTCGGCTCGCCGCTGCCCGTGCAGCCCGGCACCTGGACCGCCACCGCCGACGGTCAGGTCATCTGGCTCGGCCCGGACGAGTGGCTGGTGACCAGCGGGACCTCCCGCCCGCACGAGCTGGAGGAGGCGCTCCGCAAGGTCGTCGCCGAGCACGGCGGTGCGGCGGTGGACGTCACCGCGCAGCGCACCACCATCCGGTTGAGCGGCCGGCTCGCCCGCGAGCTGCTCTCCTTCGGTTGCTCGATCGACCTGCGCCCCGCGTCGTTCCCCCGCGGGTCGTGCGCGCAGACCACCGTCGGCCGGGCGGGCGTGCTGGTCGTCGCGCTCGGCGACGGCGACGACTTCCGGCTGTTCGTCCGGTCGTCGTTCGCCGGCTACCTCGCGGACTGGCTGCTCGACGCGGCCCAGGAGTTCCGCTGA
- the glyA gene encoding serine hydroxymethyltransferase: MPTTVDRGVPSALGLSLAEADPEVHAAVSREMARQRGTLEMIASENVAPLSVLQAQGSVLTNKYAEGYPGRRYYGGCEHVDEVEQLAIDRARALFGADHANVQPHSGAQANAAVLAALLEPGDTFLGLDLAHGGHLTHGMRLTFSGKHFDAVPYHVREDDHLVDMDEVERLAKERRPKLIIAGWSAYPRHLDFAEFRRIADEAGAYLVVDMAHFAGLVAAGLHPSPVPHAHVVTSTTHKTLGGPRGGLVLAQGDLAGRLDRSVFPGTQGGPLEHVIAAKAVAFKLAGEEAFRDQQERTLAGARILAERLLVEPGVGVVSGGTDVHLVLVDLRESELDGKQAEDRLRRVGITVNRNAVPFDPRPPAVSSGVRLGTPALAARGFDEEDFLEVADIVALALRPDTPEAGLDALAARVADLAESRPLYPELHA, encoded by the coding sequence ATGCCCACAACGGTTGATCGGGGAGTGCCGAGCGCGCTCGGGTTGTCGCTGGCGGAAGCGGACCCGGAGGTCCACGCGGCCGTCAGCCGGGAGATGGCCCGGCAGCGCGGCACGCTGGAGATGATCGCCAGCGAGAACGTCGCGCCGCTGAGCGTGCTGCAGGCGCAGGGCTCGGTGCTGACCAACAAGTACGCCGAGGGCTACCCGGGACGTCGCTACTACGGCGGCTGCGAGCACGTCGACGAGGTCGAGCAGCTGGCGATCGACCGGGCCAGGGCGCTGTTCGGCGCCGACCACGCGAACGTGCAGCCGCACTCCGGCGCCCAGGCCAACGCGGCGGTCCTGGCCGCCCTGCTGGAGCCCGGCGACACCTTCCTCGGGCTGGACCTCGCGCACGGCGGGCACCTCACGCACGGCATGCGGCTGACCTTCTCCGGGAAGCACTTCGACGCCGTCCCCTACCACGTGCGCGAGGACGACCACCTCGTCGACATGGACGAGGTCGAGCGGCTGGCGAAGGAGCGGCGCCCGAAGCTGATCATCGCGGGCTGGTCGGCCTACCCGCGGCACCTGGACTTCGCGGAGTTCCGGCGGATCGCCGACGAGGCCGGGGCCTACCTGGTGGTGGACATGGCGCACTTCGCCGGTCTGGTCGCGGCCGGGCTGCACCCGTCGCCGGTCCCGCACGCGCACGTGGTCACCTCCACCACGCACAAGACCCTCGGCGGCCCGCGCGGCGGCCTCGTCCTCGCGCAGGGCGACCTCGCGGGACGACTCGACCGCAGCGTCTTCCCCGGGACGCAGGGCGGTCCGCTGGAGCACGTGATCGCGGCCAAGGCGGTGGCGTTCAAGCTCGCCGGGGAGGAGGCCTTCCGCGACCAGCAGGAACGGACCCTCGCCGGCGCGCGGATCCTCGCCGAGCGGCTGCTGGTCGAGCCGGGCGTGGGCGTGGTCTCCGGCGGCACCGACGTGCACCTGGTGCTGGTCGACCTGCGCGAGTCCGAGCTGGACGGCAAGCAGGCCGAGGACCGGTTGCGCCGGGTCGGCATCACGGTCAACCGCAACGCCGTCCCGTTCGACCCGCGCCCGCCCGCGGTGTCCTCCGGCGTGCGCCTCGGCACCCCCGCGCTGGCCGCCCGCGGCTTCGACGAGGAGGACTTCCTCGAAGTCGCCGACATCGTCGCGCTGGCGCTGCGCCCCGACACGCCGGAGGCCGGCCTCGACGCCCTCGCCGCGCGCGTCGCCGACCTCGCCGAAAGCCGTCCCCTCTACCCGGAGCTGCACGCATGA
- a CDS encoding sarcosine oxidase subunit beta family protein translates to MSTTTTPPGADLPDHPDFLWRNPEPKSSYDVVIVGGGGHGLATAHYLAKNHGITDVAVLEKGWLAGGNMARNTTLIRSNYLWDESATIYEHALKLWEGLEDDLGYPILFSQRGVLNLAHTEQDVRDSIRRVEANRLNGIDAEWLTPDEVEQVCPIVNTSADIRYPVQGATYQPRAGIAKHDYVAWGFARRADEAGIDLVQDCEVTGFDVDGDRVTRVRTTRGDIACGTVALCAAGHTSVLLDQLGVRTPLQSHPLQALVSELLEPVHPTIVMSNAVHVYVSQAHKGELVMGAGVDSYNGYGQRGAFHVIERQMAAAVELFPVFARAHLLRTWAGIVDVTPDASPIVGRTPYDNVYLNCGWGTGGFKSTPGLGWCFAHTIAHGEPHPYLAPFSLDRFTTGALVDEHGAAAVAH, encoded by the coding sequence ATGAGCACCACGACCACACCCCCGGGCGCGGACCTGCCCGACCACCCCGACTTCCTGTGGCGCAACCCGGAGCCGAAGAGCTCCTACGACGTGGTCATCGTCGGCGGGGGCGGGCACGGCCTGGCCACCGCGCACTACCTGGCCAAGAACCACGGCATCACCGACGTCGCGGTGCTGGAGAAGGGGTGGCTCGCGGGCGGCAACATGGCCCGCAACACCACGCTGATCCGGTCCAACTACCTGTGGGACGAGTCCGCGACCATCTACGAGCACGCCCTGAAGCTGTGGGAGGGCCTCGAGGACGACCTCGGGTACCCGATCCTGTTCTCCCAGCGCGGCGTGCTCAACCTCGCCCACACCGAGCAGGACGTCCGCGACTCGATCCGCCGCGTCGAGGCGAACAGGCTCAACGGCATCGACGCGGAGTGGCTCACCCCGGACGAGGTCGAGCAGGTCTGCCCGATCGTCAACACCTCCGCGGACATCCGCTACCCGGTGCAGGGCGCCACCTACCAGCCCCGGGCCGGCATCGCCAAGCACGACTACGTCGCGTGGGGCTTCGCGCGGCGCGCCGACGAGGCCGGCATCGACCTGGTCCAGGACTGCGAGGTCACCGGTTTCGACGTCGACGGCGACCGGGTGACCCGGGTGCGCACCACCCGCGGCGACATCGCCTGCGGCACCGTCGCGCTGTGCGCGGCCGGGCACACCTCGGTGCTGCTGGACCAGCTCGGCGTCCGCACCCCGCTGCAGTCGCACCCGCTGCAGGCGCTGGTGTCGGAGCTGCTGGAACCGGTGCACCCGACGATCGTGATGTCCAACGCCGTGCACGTGTACGTCTCCCAGGCGCACAAGGGCGAACTGGTGATGGGCGCGGGCGTGGACTCCTACAACGGCTACGGCCAGCGCGGCGCGTTCCACGTCATCGAGCGGCAGATGGCGGCCGCGGTCGAGCTGTTCCCGGTCTTCGCCCGCGCGCACCTGCTGCGCACCTGGGCCGGGATCGTCGACGTCACCCCGGACGCCAGCCCCATCGTCGGGCGCACCCCGTACGACAACGTCTACCTCAACTGCGGGTGGGGGACCGGCGGGTTCAAGTCCACGCCCGGGCTCGGCTGGTGCTTCGCGCACACCATCGCCCACGGCGAGCCGCACCCGTACCTCGCCCCGTTCTCCCTGGACCGCTTCACCACCGGCGCGCTCGTGGACGAACACGGTGCCGCCGCGGTCGCCCACTGA
- a CDS encoding sarcosine oxidase subunit delta has protein sequence MQLIHCPWCGLREEVEFHYGGQADVPYPEDPAELTDQEWAEYVFYRDNPKGPFAERWCHSTGCRRWFNAVRDTRTYQFLATYQVGHPVPEAALEVGRS, from the coding sequence ATGCAACTCATCCACTGCCCCTGGTGCGGCCTCCGCGAGGAGGTCGAGTTCCACTACGGCGGCCAAGCCGACGTGCCCTACCCGGAGGACCCCGCGGAGCTCACCGACCAGGAATGGGCCGAGTACGTGTTCTACCGCGACAACCCGAAGGGACCGTTCGCGGAGCGCTGGTGCCACAGCACCGGCTGCCGCCGCTGGTTCAACGCGGTCCGCGACACCCGCACCTACCAGTTCCTCGCCACCTACCAGGTCGGCCACCCCGTTCCCGAGGCAGCGCTGGAGGTGGGGCGGTCATGA
- a CDS encoding S-(hydroxymethyl)mycothiol dehydrogenase, whose translation MSQEVRGVVSTAKGKPVSVETVVVPDPGPGEAVVRVQACGVCHTDLHYREGGINDEYPFLLGHEAAGVVESVGDGVAGLAPGDYVVLNWRAVCGQCRACRKGKPQYCFATHNATQKMTLAATGEELTPALGIGAFAEKTLVAAGQCTKVDPRVAPQVAGLLGCGVMAGIGAAINTGGVGRGDSVAVIGCGGVGAAAVAGSRLAGATTIVAVDRDPRKLETAREFGATHVVDARDADVVEQVRACTGGFGADVVIDAVGRPETWKQAFEARDLAGTLVLVGVPTPDTVAPELPLIEYFSRGGALKSSWYGDCLPSRDFPVLVDLHLQGRLPLEKFVSAEISLDDVEGAFDAMHRGDVLRSVVVL comes from the coding sequence ATGTCGCAGGAAGTCCGCGGAGTCGTCTCGACCGCCAAGGGCAAGCCCGTCTCCGTGGAGACGGTCGTGGTCCCCGACCCGGGGCCCGGTGAGGCCGTGGTGCGGGTGCAGGCCTGCGGGGTCTGCCACACGGACCTGCACTACCGCGAAGGCGGGATCAACGACGAGTACCCCTTCCTGTTGGGCCACGAGGCCGCCGGGGTCGTGGAGTCGGTCGGCGACGGCGTCGCCGGCCTCGCGCCGGGCGACTACGTGGTGCTCAACTGGCGCGCGGTCTGCGGGCAGTGCCGGGCCTGCCGCAAGGGCAAGCCGCAGTACTGCTTCGCCACGCACAACGCGACGCAGAAGATGACGCTGGCGGCGACGGGGGAGGAGCTGACCCCGGCGCTGGGCATCGGCGCCTTCGCGGAGAAGACCCTGGTGGCCGCCGGCCAGTGCACCAAGGTCGACCCGCGGGTCGCGCCGCAGGTGGCGGGTCTGCTCGGCTGCGGCGTGATGGCCGGGATCGGCGCCGCGATCAACACCGGCGGCGTCGGCCGGGGCGACTCGGTCGCGGTGATCGGCTGCGGCGGTGTCGGTGCCGCCGCCGTCGCCGGGTCCCGGCTCGCCGGCGCGACAACGATCGTGGCGGTGGACCGGGACCCGCGGAAGCTGGAGACGGCCCGGGAGTTCGGCGCCACGCACGTCGTCGATGCCCGGGACGCCGACGTGGTCGAGCAGGTCCGGGCCTGCACCGGTGGTTTCGGCGCCGACGTGGTGATCGACGCCGTCGGTCGCCCGGAGACCTGGAAGCAGGCCTTCGAAGCCCGCGACCTGGCCGGGACGCTCGTGCTGGTCGGGGTGCCGACCCCGGACACGGTGGCGCCGGAGCTGCCGCTGATCGAGTACTTCAGCCGCGGTGGTGCGCTGAAGTCGTCGTGGTACGGCGACTGCCTGCCCTCCCGCGACTTCCCGGTGCTGGTCGACCTGCACCTGCAGGGCCGGCTGCCGCTGGAGAAGTTCGTGAGCGCGGAGATCTCCCTCGACGACGTGGAGGGCGCCTTCGACGCGATGCACCGCGGTGACGTCCTGCGCTCGGTGGTGGTCCTGTGA
- a CDS encoding MBL fold metallo-hydrolase, producing the protein MIEHLVTSGTFSLDGGTWEVDNNVWIVGDDREVVLIDPAHDADAVAAQVADRRVTAIVCTHAHDDHVNQAPELSQRFGAPVLLNPDEAPLWELTHPDRLPDEELRDGQVLSVAGTELRVLVTPGHSPGSTCLHAPELGVVFTGDTLFRGGPGATGRSWSSFDDIIASIRGTLLALPAETTVHTGHGESTTIGAEAPHLEEWIARGC; encoded by the coding sequence GTGATCGAGCACCTGGTGACCTCGGGGACGTTCTCCCTGGACGGGGGCACCTGGGAGGTCGACAACAACGTCTGGATCGTCGGGGACGACCGCGAGGTCGTGCTCATCGACCCGGCGCACGACGCGGACGCGGTGGCCGCCCAGGTGGCGGACCGGCGGGTGACCGCGATCGTGTGCACCCACGCCCACGACGACCACGTCAACCAGGCGCCGGAGCTGTCCCAGCGGTTCGGGGCGCCCGTCCTGCTCAACCCGGACGAGGCGCCGCTGTGGGAGCTGACCCACCCGGACCGCCTCCCGGACGAGGAGCTGCGGGACGGGCAGGTCCTCTCGGTCGCGGGAACCGAGTTGCGGGTCCTGGTCACGCCGGGGCACTCGCCGGGCTCGACCTGCCTGCACGCCCCCGAGCTCGGGGTCGTGTTCACCGGGGACACCCTGTTCCGCGGCGGGCCCGGGGCCACCGGCCGGTCCTGGTCCAGCTTCGACGACATCATCGCCTCGATCCGGGGCACGTTGCTCGCCCTCCCGGCGGAGACGACCGTCCACACCGGACACGGGGAGTCGACGACGATCGGTGCGGAGGCCCCGCACCTGGAGGAGTGGATCGCGCGGGGGTGCTGA
- a CDS encoding 2Fe-2S iron-sulfur cluster-binding protein, with amino-acid sequence MRIEGYGRIDRSRTLTFTFDGRTWTGHPGDTLASALLAHGVHLVGTSVKLGRPRGIGAAWTEDPTGLVQVERPFPEPMLQAAAVELTDGLVARGVNGQGRLAEEPDPARYDRKHTHVDTLVIGAGPAGLLAARRAARAGESVALVDDRATPGGSLTGTECLDGLPALEFVADVVAELAANPDVLHLQRTTAFGHYDDGFVLALERRADHPGADPAAHRSRQRVHRIRAARVVLATGAHERPIVFADNDRPGIMLASSARDFLHRYGVRAGREVVVFTSDDSAYAAAVDLADAGASVTVLDAREDPPAEWARRAADRGIPVRPSTVVVGTEGVERVRAVTARGAGGDERIPADLLLVCGGWNPAVHLFSHVRGALTYDAALGAFRPAGNLPGVTVIGAAGGTFDLADVVREAAGDDAPVVEAEPKRTPPAVLWRTDGDPGRQFVDIQRDATVADIGRAVGAGLRSVEHVKRYTTIGTAHDQGKTSGVIASGITAELLGRPVEEVGTTTFRPPCTPVAFAALAARERGTLFDPERTTAVHPWHVEAGAVFEDVGQWKRPRYYPRPGEDVETAVLRECAAARSSVGIIDGSTLGKIDVQGPDAGVFLDRLYTNVMSTLKVGRVRYGVLCGNDGMVFDDGTVLRIDEDRFLVTTTTGGAAAVLDWMEEWLQTEWPELRVHLTSVTEHWAVFPVVGPRSREVLARVFPDVDLSKEGFPFMSFRDTTLDGVPVRIARISFSGELAFEVNVDAHHGLALWKRLLAAGEPFGITPYGTETMHVLRAEKGYPIIGQDTDGTVTPHDLGMDWVVSKKKADFIGKRSFSRAENRNPLRKQFVSLLPTDGTTKLREGSQVVEHCGNGTLPEPPVPMLGHVTSSYRSAELGRPFALALVKGGRARIGDLVHVPMDGALVEARIGDTVLVDPEGARRDG; translated from the coding sequence ATGAGGATCGAGGGGTACGGGCGCATCGACCGCAGCCGGACGCTCACCTTCACCTTCGACGGTCGCACCTGGACCGGGCACCCAGGCGACACGCTGGCCTCGGCCCTGCTGGCCCACGGCGTCCACCTCGTCGGCACCAGCGTGAAGCTGGGGCGGCCGCGCGGCATCGGCGCCGCGTGGACCGAGGACCCGACGGGACTGGTGCAGGTCGAGCGGCCGTTCCCGGAGCCGATGCTGCAGGCCGCCGCGGTCGAGCTGACCGACGGGCTGGTCGCCCGCGGGGTCAACGGGCAGGGCCGCCTCGCCGAGGAGCCCGACCCGGCCCGCTACGACCGCAAGCACACCCACGTCGACACCCTGGTGATCGGCGCCGGCCCGGCCGGGCTGCTGGCCGCGCGCCGTGCCGCACGGGCGGGCGAGAGCGTCGCCCTGGTCGACGACCGGGCCACCCCGGGCGGCAGCCTGACCGGGACCGAGTGCCTCGACGGCCTGCCCGCGCTGGAGTTCGTGGCGGACGTGGTCGCCGAGCTGGCGGCCAACCCGGACGTGCTGCACCTGCAGCGCACCACCGCGTTCGGCCACTACGACGACGGGTTCGTGCTCGCGCTGGAGCGTCGCGCCGACCACCCCGGGGCCGACCCGGCCGCGCACCGCAGCCGGCAGCGCGTGCACCGGATCCGCGCGGCGCGGGTCGTGCTGGCCACCGGTGCCCACGAGCGGCCGATCGTGTTCGCCGACAACGACCGCCCGGGCATCATGCTGGCCTCCTCGGCGCGGGACTTCCTGCACCGCTACGGCGTGCGCGCTGGCCGCGAGGTGGTGGTCTTCACCAGTGACGACTCCGCGTACGCCGCGGCCGTGGACCTCGCCGACGCGGGCGCGTCGGTGACCGTCCTCGACGCCCGAGAAGACCCGCCCGCGGAGTGGGCGAGGCGGGCAGCGGACCGGGGTATCCCGGTGCGTCCGTCCACTGTGGTCGTCGGGACCGAGGGGGTGGAACGCGTCCGCGCGGTGACCGCGCGCGGCGCCGGTGGCGACGAGCGGATCCCGGCGGACCTGCTGCTGGTCTGCGGCGGCTGGAACCCCGCCGTGCACCTGTTCAGCCACGTCCGGGGCGCGCTGACCTACGACGCCGCGCTCGGCGCCTTCCGCCCGGCCGGGAACCTGCCCGGCGTGACCGTGATCGGCGCGGCCGGCGGCACCTTCGACCTGGCCGACGTGGTGCGCGAGGCCGCCGGGGACGACGCGCCCGTGGTCGAGGCGGAGCCGAAGCGCACCCCGCCGGCGGTGCTCTGGCGCACCGACGGCGACCCGGGCCGGCAGTTCGTCGACATCCAGCGCGACGCCACGGTGGCCGACATCGGGCGCGCGGTCGGCGCCGGCCTGCGCTCGGTGGAGCACGTCAAGCGCTACACCACCATCGGCACCGCGCACGACCAGGGCAAGACCTCCGGGGTGATCGCCTCGGGGATCACCGCGGAACTGCTCGGCCGCCCGGTCGAGGAAGTGGGCACCACCACGTTCCGCCCGCCCTGCACGCCGGTGGCGTTCGCCGCGCTGGCCGCGCGGGAACGCGGCACCCTGTTCGACCCCGAGCGGACCACCGCCGTGCACCCCTGGCACGTGGAAGCCGGTGCGGTGTTCGAGGACGTGGGGCAGTGGAAGCGCCCCCGCTACTACCCGCGACCCGGCGAGGACGTGGAGACCGCGGTGCTGCGCGAGTGCGCCGCGGCGCGCAGCTCGGTGGGCATCATCGACGGCTCCACGCTCGGCAAGATCGACGTCCAGGGCCCGGACGCCGGGGTGTTCCTCGACCGGCTCTACACGAACGTGATGAGCACGCTCAAGGTCGGCCGGGTGCGCTACGGCGTGCTGTGCGGCAACGACGGCATGGTCTTCGACGACGGCACGGTGCTGCGGATCGACGAGGACCGCTTCCTGGTCACCACCACGACCGGGGGTGCGGCCGCGGTCCTGGACTGGATGGAGGAGTGGCTCCAGACGGAGTGGCCCGAGCTGCGCGTGCACCTGACGTCGGTCACCGAGCACTGGGCGGTCTTCCCGGTCGTCGGCCCGCGCTCGCGGGAGGTGCTCGCCCGGGTCTTCCCGGACGTGGACCTGTCCAAGGAGGGCTTCCCGTTCATGTCCTTCCGGGACACCACCCTCGACGGCGTCCCGGTGCGCATCGCCCGGATCTCCTTCTCCGGGGAGCTGGCCTTCGAGGTCAACGTCGACGCCCACCACGGCCTCGCGCTGTGGAAGCGCCTGCTGGCAGCGGGGGAACCCTTCGGCATCACGCCGTACGGCACCGAGACGATGCACGTCCTGCGCGCCGAGAAGGGCTACCCGATCATCGGGCAGGACACCGACGGCACCGTCACGCCCCACGACCTGGGCATGGACTGGGTGGTGTCGAAGAAGAAGGCCGACTTCATCGGCAAGCGGTCGTTCTCCCGGGCGGAGAACCGCAACCCGCTGCGCAAGCAGTTCGTCTCGCTGCTGCCGACCGACGGGACCACCAAGCTGCGGGAGGGCTCGCAGGTCGTGGAGCACTGCGGGAACGGCACCCTGCCGGAGCCCCCGGTCCCGATGCTCGGCCACGTCACCTCCAGCTACCGCAGCGCCGAGCTCGGCCGGCCGTTCGCCCTGGCGCTGGTGAAGGGCGGCCGCGCCCGCATCGGCGACCTCGTGCACGTGCCCATGGACGGCGCCCTCGTCGAAGCCCGGATCGGCGACACCGTCCTGGTGGACCCGGAAGGAGCGCGCCGCGATGGCTGA